A stretch of Kyrpidia spormannii DNA encodes these proteins:
- a CDS encoding zinc ribbon domain-containing protein, translated as MRTLATVIRAIRIGIHREVHRCKTEALERTKDIYNQVVAFYMDFFAAHLNVLDEPVQVRKKDGSIKERTRTNQELLTFAEFHTLATKAHPNPGWPLDEHVPAARGMPTELRRAAINQAIGKVRSWWSHLKTWEETAPDQRGREPRPGAPNEPVTFYAGMVEHPAYDLNPQKKKRHTFIILKLHTGQKWEKVSLPVVVHAQAESLLAGSALEKERIARERKRSKTGQAGSGEEKGGRTWVAKSLTVHGKRDKRYPGGVRYALHIPMEKSVDKPRKAEEQRRADPQMPVVAVDLGVGRLAVMGAFVEGRLATTRFVDGRALNHRRHRLLTAIHRKREQSGRLQPGVQDNANLWNKIRNLDENAAKQTAVTIVQFAMEHGARVIVFEHLRRYRPPKERMSKSGRKNHKRAYWLRGQIMKWVRDLAFREGILTVERNPAYTSQVCPHCKVLGERNGSRFTCKNPNHRYSADADFVGMMNLYRKWTKTFVYPRKGDDPKPEVA; from the coding sequence GTGAGGACGCTGGCGACTGTCATCAGGGCGATCCGCATCGGGATTCACAGGGAGGTCCATCGGTGCAAGACGGAGGCGCTGGAGCGGACGAAGGATATCTATAACCAGGTGGTCGCCTTTTACATGGACTTTTTCGCGGCCCATCTGAACGTGTTGGACGAGCCGGTTCAGGTTCGGAAGAAGGACGGGTCTATCAAAGAACGAACGCGCACCAACCAGGAACTGTTGACCTTCGCGGAGTTTCACACCCTGGCGACCAAAGCCCACCCGAACCCGGGGTGGCCGCTCGACGAACACGTTCCGGCGGCCAGAGGAATGCCGACGGAGTTGCGGCGGGCGGCGATCAACCAGGCGATTGGCAAGGTGCGTTCCTGGTGGAGCCACCTGAAAACTTGGGAGGAAACAGCACCGGACCAGCGCGGGCGGGAACCACGACCCGGCGCACCGAACGAACCGGTGACGTTTTATGCGGGGATGGTCGAGCACCCCGCGTATGACCTAAACCCGCAGAAGAAAAAGCGGCATACGTTCATTATCCTGAAACTGCACACGGGGCAGAAGTGGGAAAAGGTGTCGCTGCCGGTGGTGGTTCATGCCCAGGCCGAATCGCTTCTCGCCGGGTCCGCCCTGGAGAAAGAACGCATCGCTCGGGAAAGGAAACGTTCAAAGACGGGCCAGGCCGGTTCCGGCGAAGAAAAAGGGGGCCGGACATGGGTGGCGAAATCCCTGACGGTGCACGGGAAGCGGGATAAACGGTATCCGGGCGGGGTGCGGTATGCGCTGCACATCCCGATGGAGAAATCCGTAGACAAACCCCGGAAGGCAGAGGAACAGCGCCGGGCAGACCCACAGATGCCGGTGGTTGCGGTGGACCTGGGCGTGGGCAGGCTGGCGGTGATGGGAGCGTTTGTGGAAGGGCGGCTGGCGACCACGAGGTTCGTGGACGGCAGAGCCCTGAACCATCGCCGGCACCGGCTGTTGACGGCAATCCACCGCAAGCGGGAGCAAAGCGGACGGCTCCAGCCGGGCGTCCAGGACAACGCGAACTTGTGGAACAAGATCCGGAACCTGGACGAGAACGCGGCCAAGCAGACGGCCGTAACCATTGTCCAATTCGCGATGGAGCACGGCGCAAGGGTGATCGTGTTCGAGCACCTGCGCCGGTACCGGCCGCCCAAGGAGAGGATGAGCAAAAGCGGGCGGAAGAACCACAAACGGGCGTATTGGTTGCGCGGACAGATCATGAAATGGGTCCGGGACTTGGCGTTTCGGGAAGGGATTCTGACGGTGGAGCGCAACCCGGCCTATACCTCCCAGGTCTGTCCGCACTGCAAGGTGCTCGGGGAACGCAACGGCTCACGGTTCACATGCAAGAACCCGAACCACCGGTACAGCGCGGACGCGGATTTTGTGGGGATGATGAACCTGTACAGGAAATGGACGAAGACATTCGTGTATCCCCGCAAAGGGGATGACCCAAAGCCAGAGGTTGCCTGA
- a CDS encoding IS607 family transposase, whose product MKDTQYLPIGKVAKMLGLTVQTIRRWDRDGKIHSIRSPGNHRLFDVEEVRRLLGKRAGDRTAIYARVSSAKQKADGNLQRQRERLERYAEERGYDVVRVFSEQASGVGENRKQLAALLKLAEDGEIDRVLIEYPDRLARFGYRYLERFFESHGVTVESTHKTEPKTSQQELVEDLLTIITVFSARMYGKRSQEFRKKVQKAMNEMGGEDAGDCHQGDPHRDSQGGPSVQDGGAGADEGYL is encoded by the coding sequence ATGAAAGACACACAGTATCTCCCCATCGGCAAAGTGGCAAAAATGCTGGGACTGACCGTGCAGACGATCCGACGCTGGGACAGGGATGGAAAGATTCATTCCATTCGTTCGCCGGGGAACCACAGGTTGTTCGACGTCGAGGAGGTGAGGCGACTTTTGGGGAAACGGGCCGGGGACCGGACGGCGATCTACGCCCGGGTGTCTTCGGCCAAGCAAAAGGCGGACGGCAATCTCCAGCGGCAGCGGGAACGGCTGGAGCGGTATGCGGAAGAGCGCGGGTACGATGTGGTCCGGGTGTTTTCCGAACAGGCGTCGGGGGTGGGCGAGAACCGGAAACAACTGGCGGCCCTGCTCAAACTTGCGGAAGACGGGGAGATCGACCGGGTACTGATTGAATACCCGGACAGGCTGGCGCGGTTCGGATACCGGTATCTGGAACGGTTTTTCGAAAGCCACGGGGTGACGGTCGAGTCCACTCACAAGACCGAGCCCAAGACATCCCAGCAGGAGCTGGTGGAGGATCTGTTGACGATCATCACCGTGTTTTCAGCCCGGATGTACGGCAAGCGGTCGCAGGAGTTCCGGAAAAAGGTCCAAAAAGCCATGAACGAGATGGGAGGTGAGGACGCTGGCGACTGTCATCAGGGCGATCCGCATCGGGATTCACAGGGAGGTCCATCGGTGCAAGACGGAGGCGCTGGAGCGGACGAAGGATATCTATAA
- a CDS encoding PIN domain-containing protein — protein sequence MKPIEKIVIDANALLSIVIGGKAAQRIVLHLKAPELYATVQAYSEVEKYLPILAERKNLNEKLLWSVWRILPVEIVAPSTLGPAWEKAWHCLHQRDPNDVPTLALALEHDWPIWSQDKDFEEAQDVCKVYSTAELLRILDS from the coding sequence TTGAAGCCTATCGAAAAAATCGTGATTGATGCGAACGCTCTATTGTCCATCGTGATTGGCGGAAAGGCAGCTCAACGCATTGTCCTTCATTTAAAAGCTCCTGAACTATATGCGACGGTGCAGGCGTATTCCGAAGTTGAAAAGTATCTTCCCATCTTAGCTGAGCGGAAAAACCTTAACGAAAAACTGTTGTGGTCCGTATGGCGAATACTGCCGGTGGAGATCGTCGCTCCATCGACACTTGGACCAGCTTGGGAGAAGGCGTGGCATTGCCTGCACCAACGCGATCCCAACGATGTTCCTACGTTAGCTCTCGCGCTGGAACACGATTGGCCGATTTGGAGCCAGGACAAGGATTTCGAAGAGGCACAGGATGTGTGCAAAGTGTATTCCACAGCGGAGTTGCTGCGAATTCTGGATAGCTAA
- a CDS encoding Uma2 family endonuclease — MEHQPSTAGLERWERIDGVIYDMTPPPTSEHQRIVGNLFREISVYLKGKTCTAYPAPFGVWLDTEDDGNYVEPDITIVCDPSKIQPKGCVGVPDMVIEVLSPATAKKDKAAKPRAYKAAGVREYWIADPSNQIVEVHGLVDDNVFPTVYGKDDTVAVGIFGDLHINLQDIF; from the coding sequence ATGGAGCACCAACCGAGCACGGCTGGTTTGGAACGGTGGGAGCGGATCGACGGCGTGATCTACGACATGACGCCGCCGCCAACGTCGGAGCACCAAAGGATCGTCGGCAACCTGTTTCGCGAAATCAGCGTCTATTTGAAGGGCAAGACGTGTACGGCATATCCGGCCCCCTTTGGAGTTTGGTTGGACACAGAGGATGACGGGAATTACGTGGAGCCGGACATCACAATCGTCTGTGACCCGAGCAAGATACAGCCGAAGGGTTGTGTAGGCGTTCCCGACATGGTGATCGAAGTCCTGAGTCCGGCCACAGCCAAGAAGGACAAGGCCGCCAAGCCGAGGGCGTATAAAGCCGCAGGCGTTCGTGAGTATTGGATCGCCGACCCATCGAACCAGATTGTTGAGGTACACGGGCTAGTCGACGACAACGTGTTCCCGACAGTCTACGGAAAGGACGACACGGTTGCGGTTGGTATTTTCGGGGACTTGCACATAAACCTGCAGGACATCTTTTAG
- a CDS encoding Orn/Lys/Arg family decarboxylase, translated as MSDLDFPILLVHDPAEASPAIAEGVRYIAEALAAQGLAIVNARGEEEAELIVKTRPELSCVLMSWDDPDHDPGGGRRIERLIRLVREIQESLPIFLLTESLRVDELPHEVLQETSGYVWITEDKPEFSAGRIARAAEGYRRSLMPPFFRRLYDYVNEFKDAWHTPGHSGGLAFLKSPVGKIFYDFYGPNIFLTDLCSSVPEMGSLLEHQGVIREAEDEAAEAHGADRTFFVTNGTTMSNQIVHRALLKAGDVVVVDRNCHKSVINACIMTGAIPVFLPAHRNGQGIIGPARWEALDPEAIRARVAAHPLMRRKAGAVDPGAADAAGGGRVGSGAAEAAAAAAAAGRDGVGVGNGSADSETGLAAGSSASSAPRVKMVVITNSTYDGVLYNAERLLRRLEGVADYIHMDEAWIPYAAFHPLYRRHYGLSPATRRKDLPTVISTVSTHKVLSAFSQASMIHIRNGRMPIDEDRFNEAFMMHTSTSPQYAILASLDVGTRMMMGKAGERLVQEAVERALEFRRQVYSIHREAEGRGDWWFNVWQPETVEAVFAAAGDVPGEGLGGDERRALAGLEGLTRSDAPWQIRAGDRWHGFEGVPDGFAMLDPIKVTILTPGVDSAGRPEATGIPGPLVAAFLRDHGVVAEKTGFYTLLVLFTIAASRSKSSTLVSKLYAFKQLYDSNRPVKEALPEVYRANPGRYRSQGVKDLAQEMHDFLREAEIARVQEEMYAVLPEAVLTPTEAFGRLVDGEVELVPLEGLPGRVSAVIGLVYPPGIPVIVPGERFDEGSKAIIEYLRLFEAWDNRFPGFEMEVQGVVKNRGAGDRVNYRIYCVRD; from the coding sequence GTGAGCGACCTGGATTTTCCGATTCTTCTGGTGCACGATCCGGCGGAGGCATCGCCGGCCATTGCCGAAGGGGTGCGGTACATCGCCGAGGCGCTGGCGGCACAGGGTCTGGCCATTGTTAACGCCCGGGGTGAAGAGGAGGCGGAGCTGATCGTCAAAACCCGGCCGGAGCTCTCCTGTGTGCTGATGAGCTGGGACGATCCGGATCACGATCCCGGGGGCGGGCGGCGGATCGAACGGCTGATCCGTCTGGTGCGGGAGATCCAGGAGAGCCTGCCGATTTTTTTGTTGACAGAATCTTTGCGGGTGGACGAATTGCCCCACGAGGTGCTCCAAGAGACTTCGGGGTACGTATGGATCACCGAGGATAAGCCGGAGTTTTCCGCCGGGAGGATCGCCCGGGCGGCGGAGGGATATCGCAGGAGCCTGATGCCGCCATTTTTCCGGCGGCTGTACGATTATGTTAACGAGTTCAAGGACGCCTGGCACACGCCCGGGCACAGCGGCGGCCTGGCGTTCTTGAAATCTCCGGTGGGGAAGATTTTTTATGATTTTTACGGGCCGAACATTTTTCTGACCGATTTGTGCAGTTCGGTGCCGGAGATGGGATCGCTGCTGGAGCACCAGGGGGTGATCCGGGAGGCGGAGGACGAAGCCGCCGAGGCGCACGGGGCGGATCGGACATTTTTTGTGACCAATGGGACGACGATGAGCAACCAGATCGTACACCGGGCGCTGCTCAAGGCCGGGGATGTGGTGGTGGTGGACCGCAACTGCCACAAGTCGGTGATCAACGCCTGCATTATGACCGGGGCGATTCCGGTGTTTTTGCCGGCCCACCGCAACGGGCAGGGGATTATCGGGCCGGCCCGGTGGGAGGCGCTGGATCCCGAGGCGATCCGGGCCCGGGTGGCGGCCCATCCGCTGATGCGGCGAAAGGCGGGGGCGGTGGATCCCGGGGCTGCGGACGCTGCCGGAGGGGGCCGTGTGGGCAGCGGGGCGGCGGAGGCGGCTGCGGCGGCCGCGGCGGCCGGACGGGACGGTGTGGGCGTCGGCAACGGGTCGGCGGATTCGGAAACGGGTTTGGCCGCGGGTTCATCCGCGAGTTCGGCCCCGCGGGTGAAAATGGTGGTGATCACGAACTCCACGTACGACGGGGTGCTTTATAACGCCGAGCGGCTGTTGCGGCGGCTGGAGGGAGTTGCGGATTACATCCACATGGACGAGGCGTGGATTCCCTACGCGGCTTTTCACCCTCTCTACCGGCGGCACTACGGACTGTCCCCGGCCACCCGGCGGAAGGATTTGCCGACGGTGATTTCCACGGTGTCCACCCACAAGGTGCTGTCCGCCTTCTCTCAGGCCTCCATGATTCACATTCGCAACGGGCGCATGCCCATCGACGAGGATCGGTTCAATGAGGCGTTTATGATGCACACCTCCACGTCCCCCCAGTACGCGATCCTCGCCTCTTTAGACGTGGGCACCCGGATGATGATGGGCAAGGCGGGGGAGCGGTTGGTCCAGGAGGCGGTGGAGCGGGCGCTGGAGTTCCGCCGGCAGGTGTACAGCATCCACCGGGAGGCCGAGGGGCGGGGGGATTGGTGGTTCAACGTCTGGCAGCCGGAGACGGTGGAAGCGGTGTTTGCGGCGGCCGGGGATGTGCCGGGGGAAGGGCTGGGAGGCGATGAGAGGCGTGCGCTGGCCGGACTGGAGGGGCTGACCCGGAGTGATGCGCCCTGGCAGATCCGCGCTGGGGATCGGTGGCACGGGTTTGAGGGGGTGCCGGATGGTTTTGCGATGCTCGACCCCATCAAAGTGACGATCCTGACGCCGGGGGTGGACAGTGCCGGCCGGCCGGAAGCGACCGGAATCCCGGGTCCCCTGGTGGCGGCGTTCCTCCGGGATCACGGGGTGGTGGCGGAGAAGACCGGATTTTATACATTGTTGGTGCTGTTTACGATTGCCGCCAGTCGCAGCAAGTCGTCGACCCTGGTGTCGAAGTTGTACGCGTTCAAGCAGCTGTACGACAGCAATCGCCCGGTGAAAGAGGCGCTGCCCGAGGTGTACCGGGCGAACCCCGGGAGGTACCGGAGCCAGGGGGTCAAGGATTTGGCCCAGGAGATGCATGATTTTCTGCGGGAGGCTGAGATCGCCCGGGTGCAGGAGGAGATGTATGCGGTTCTGCCCGAAGCGGTCCTCACCCCCACCGAGGCATTTGGACGACTCGTGGACGGCGAGGTGGAGCTGGTGCCGCTGGAGGGGCTGCCCGGGCGGGTGTCGGCGGTCATCGGTTTGGTGTATCCGCCGGGGATACCCGTGATCGTGCCCGGGGAGCGGTTTGATGAGGGGTCGAAGGCGATCATCGAGTATCTGCGATTGTTTGAAGCCTGGGATAACCGGTTTCCGGGGTTTGAGATGGAAGTGCAGGGGGTGGTGAAGAACCGGGGGGCTGGGGACCGGGTGAACTATCGGATTTACTGCGTGCGGGATTGA
- a CDS encoding YgaP family membrane protein, with the protein MDMFVESGKGSLIRIVAGVFILIGAGLSLWVHPHWVYFDAFVGLMLIISALTGFCPMYYILRALGIKDAQCTVRRVGR; encoded by the coding sequence ATGGATATGTTCGTCGAGTCCGGAAAGGGTTCCCTCATCCGGATTGTCGCTGGGGTGTTCATTTTGATCGGAGCGGGACTGTCGCTTTGGGTGCATCCCCACTGGGTGTATTTTGACGCCTTTGTCGGGTTGATGCTGATCATCTCGGCCCTGACCGGGTTTTGCCCGATGTATTATATTCTGCGGGCTTTGGGGATCAAAGACGCCCAGTGTACGGTGAGACGGGTGGGGCGGTAA
- a CDS encoding efflux RND transporter permease subunit, whose amino-acid sequence MKIGLSGRIAKAFINSKITPLLVLAALLMGVLAVLNTPREEEPQISVPMIDIFVPYPGATAKDVEDRVTKVLEKKLWKIKGVEYIYSTSQPGQALITLRYYVGTDLNDAVVRTYNEVMSNMDEVPPGVGQPLVKPMTIDDVPIVSVTLWSNKLNDYDLRRITAVVADEVNRVENVAKVQVIGGRERQVRVEVDPTRLAAYGISPLTLERTLQSGNQSLDAGQFAEANKQFKVKAGTYLVDPEQVKNLVVGVYEQRPVFLKDVATVTDGPSEVNQYVLFGTGPRAADKGVTEPPGRIFPAVTISVSKKPGTNAVWVANDVIKKVDDLKGKVIPSDVQVTVTRDYGETAMEKANELIDHLLIATASVILLIGVVLGIREAIVVGIAVPVTLALALFLSYMHGYTLNRVTLFALIFAIGILVDDAIVVVENMHRWFRMRTLKPLDAAVHSVDEVGNPTILATFTVIAVLIPMAFVRGLMGPYMAPIPINASIAMFFSLLVAFIVTPWFGLRLLKRDEPKAAVPAAAGVGGGDEGTVAVGPASSPGGAPGVGMSTGGASEDGPGAEGGRSGNGDHVGNGYHVGEEHGGRVSRMYAGVLMAMVHSRKKRNLFFLAVVLLLFASLILFYTKAVAMKMLPFDNKSEFQVVIDMPRGTTLEQTAAATKAIGDYLSTVNEVTDYEMYIGTASPFNFNGLVRHYYLRQGPDVADIQVNLVAKGERQQQSHDIAKRIRPAVQAIGEKYGANVKVVEVPPGPPVQDTLVLEVYSNDPADQYAAVQQAAEIFKKTPGVVDVDTSLQAPQTQYSFTLTDQARLNGITDQEVAQTLQMMLAGAQVGLVHPPHELEPVKIWLQPPRDRRSSLDELKSIQVPTPSGKLIPLGEVANIQQETAEQTLYRKNLQSVAYVFGDVAGYEESPAYDIAKMWNAVSQIHVPSGAKVEQYLTHQPWLENGVKVKWDGEWQITYEVFRDLGLAFGVALVVMYLLVVAWFQSFITPLVIMAPIPLTMIGVVPGHWLFGAFFTATSMIGVIALAGIIVRNSILLVEFAERRRKEGEDLDAAVVTAGVVRSKPILLTAAAVVVGAFVILFDPIFQGLAISLMFGTIASTVLTLFVIPVLYYAVEIRRAKARMRKEAKARARANA is encoded by the coding sequence ATGAAGATCGGCCTCTCGGGCAGAATCGCCAAGGCATTCATCAATTCTAAGATCACGCCGCTTTTGGTGCTGGCCGCGCTGTTGATGGGCGTGCTGGCGGTGCTGAACACGCCCCGGGAAGAAGAACCCCAGATCTCCGTGCCGATGATCGATATTTTCGTCCCTTATCCCGGTGCCACGGCGAAAGACGTGGAGGACCGGGTGACGAAAGTTCTCGAAAAGAAGCTCTGGAAGATCAAAGGGGTCGAGTATATCTATTCTACATCCCAGCCCGGTCAGGCGCTGATCACGCTTCGGTACTATGTTGGTACCGACCTGAACGACGCGGTGGTCCGCACCTATAACGAAGTGATGTCCAACATGGATGAGGTTCCCCCCGGCGTGGGCCAGCCCTTGGTCAAGCCGATGACCATCGACGATGTGCCCATCGTCTCGGTGACCCTGTGGAGCAACAAGCTCAACGACTACGATTTGCGGCGGATCACTGCGGTGGTGGCCGACGAGGTCAACCGGGTGGAAAACGTCGCCAAGGTCCAGGTGATCGGCGGCCGGGAGCGGCAAGTCCGGGTGGAGGTCGATCCCACCCGGTTGGCGGCCTACGGGATTTCGCCGCTGACACTGGAAAGGACGCTCCAGAGCGGGAACCAGTCCCTGGACGCCGGCCAGTTCGCCGAGGCGAACAAGCAGTTCAAGGTCAAAGCCGGGACGTATCTGGTGGATCCCGAACAGGTCAAGAACTTGGTGGTCGGGGTTTATGAGCAGCGCCCGGTGTTTCTGAAAGACGTGGCCACGGTGACGGACGGACCTTCCGAGGTCAATCAGTACGTCCTCTTTGGGACCGGGCCCCGGGCGGCGGACAAAGGCGTGACCGAGCCCCCCGGGCGCATCTTCCCCGCAGTGACCATCTCCGTCTCGAAAAAGCCCGGGACCAATGCGGTCTGGGTGGCGAACGACGTCATCAAGAAGGTGGATGATCTCAAGGGCAAGGTCATCCCTTCGGACGTGCAGGTCACGGTGACCCGGGATTACGGAGAGACGGCGATGGAAAAGGCCAATGAGCTGATCGATCACCTGCTCATCGCCACGGCGTCGGTGATCCTGCTCATCGGGGTGGTGCTCGGAATCCGGGAGGCCATCGTGGTGGGCATCGCGGTGCCCGTGACCCTGGCGCTGGCTTTGTTCCTGAGTTACATGCACGGGTACACCCTGAACCGGGTGACGCTTTTTGCTTTGATCTTTGCCATCGGGATCCTGGTGGACGACGCCATTGTCGTCGTGGAGAATATGCACCGGTGGTTCCGGATGCGAACGCTCAAGCCCTTGGATGCGGCGGTCCATTCGGTGGACGAGGTGGGAAATCCCACGATCCTCGCGACTTTTACGGTCATTGCCGTGTTGATTCCCATGGCTTTCGTTCGCGGGCTCATGGGGCCGTATATGGCGCCGATTCCCATCAACGCCTCGATTGCGATGTTTTTCTCGCTGCTCGTGGCTTTTATCGTCACGCCCTGGTTTGGGCTGCGGCTGCTGAAGCGGGATGAGCCGAAGGCGGCGGTCCCGGCGGCGGCCGGTGTGGGCGGCGGGGATGAGGGTACGGTGGCCGTGGGACCGGCGTCGTCGCCGGGGGGTGCGCCAGGTGTGGGGATGTCGACGGGAGGCGCGTCCGAAGACGGCCCCGGGGCCGAAGGGGGACGCTCTGGCAACGGGGATCACGTCGGCAACGGGTATCACGTCGGCGAAGAGCACGGCGGCCGGGTCTCCCGGATGTACGCGGGTGTGCTCATGGCCATGGTGCACAGCCGCAAGAAGCGCAACCTGTTCTTCCTCGCGGTGGTGCTCCTGCTCTTCGCGTCATTGATCTTGTTTTACACGAAGGCCGTCGCGATGAAGATGCTGCCGTTTGATAACAAGAGCGAATTTCAGGTGGTCATCGACATGCCCCGGGGGACGACCCTGGAACAAACGGCGGCGGCCACCAAGGCCATCGGGGATTATCTGTCGACGGTCAATGAGGTCACCGATTACGAAATGTACATCGGGACCGCGTCGCCCTTTAATTTTAACGGCTTGGTCCGCCACTACTACCTGCGCCAAGGCCCGGACGTGGCCGACATTCAGGTGAATCTGGTGGCCAAGGGCGAGCGGCAGCAGCAGAGCCACGATATCGCGAAACGCATTCGGCCGGCGGTACAGGCCATCGGGGAGAAATACGGCGCCAACGTTAAGGTGGTGGAGGTGCCGCCGGGGCCGCCGGTCCAGGATACCCTGGTGCTCGAGGTCTATAGCAACGATCCCGCCGACCAGTACGCCGCGGTCCAGCAGGCGGCGGAGATTTTCAAGAAGACGCCCGGCGTGGTGGACGTGGACACGTCTCTGCAGGCGCCTCAGACCCAGTATTCGTTTACGCTGACCGACCAAGCCCGGCTCAACGGCATCACGGACCAGGAAGTGGCCCAGACGCTGCAAATGATGTTGGCCGGGGCCCAGGTGGGGTTGGTGCATCCGCCTCACGAGCTGGAGCCGGTGAAAATCTGGCTGCAACCGCCCCGGGACCGTCGGTCGAGCTTGGATGAGCTGAAGAGCATCCAGGTGCCGACGCCCTCCGGGAAGCTGATTCCTTTGGGCGAGGTGGCGAATATTCAACAGGAGACGGCGGAGCAGACGCTCTACCGGAAGAATCTCCAAAGCGTCGCCTACGTGTTCGGGGATGTGGCGGGGTATGAGGAGAGCCCGGCTTACGATATCGCCAAGATGTGGAACGCCGTGAGCCAGATTCATGTGCCGAGCGGCGCGAAGGTGGAGCAGTACCTGACCCATCAGCCTTGGCTGGAAAATGGCGTCAAGGTGAAATGGGACGGGGAATGGCAGATCACCTACGAGGTGTTCCGGGACCTCGGATTGGCCTTCGGGGTGGCGCTGGTGGTGATGTACCTTCTGGTGGTCGCCTGGTTCCAGTCCTTTATCACACCTCTGGTGATTATGGCGCCGATTCCGCTCACCATGATCGGGGTGGTGCCGGGACACTGGCTTTTTGGGGCCTTTTTCACGGCCACGTCGATGATCGGGGTGATCGCCCTGGCCGGCATTATCGTGCGGAACTCGATCTTGCTGGTGGAGTTCGCCGAGCGCCGGCGCAAGGAAGGCGAGGATCTGGATGCGGCGGTGGTGACCGCCGGGGTCGTCCGTTCGAAGCCGATCCTCCTCACCGCGGCGGCGGTGGTGGTGGGGGCGTTTGTCATCCTGTTCGACCCGATCTTCCAGGGGCTCGCCATCTCGCTGATGTTTGGGACGATCGCTTCAACGGTGTTGACGTTGTTCGTGATCCCGGTTTTGTATTATGCGGTGGAGATCCGCCGGGCCAAGGCGCGGATGCGGAAAGAAGCGAAGGCCAGGGCGAGGGCGAACGCGTGA
- a CDS encoding efflux RND transporter periplasmic adaptor subunit: MKTWVKGVLFLGVPLGGFLLVLSGVLVHKIPPGTAERAPASISGVKVAAVEQSADHTGVTVPGTVVADGTSQVASKIMASVQQVLVKEGDFVKQGQTLVVLNPEPLAAAVKQAQAGSAQAQAGVQAAQSVQAQIDEAIRQSQASLQAAQANLQGAQSDFERTQSLYEAGAASRQDYDHAQTRYQAAKAQYDQAQAALQGALAQKAEAQARLGEAQAALGQAQASVQAASANLSDTVLKAPFDGFVTSKTVNEGDMASPGMPLLTVEKGPFALEVYAEEKLAAAMKIGDTVSVHIPALNRSVTGTVYEITPRIDPASRTFKMKIRLPGDVEVRPGMFGEAVLGTGGPNDKIFIPKAAVVRWSQFTGVYTVDNQNRAHLRYVSLGRESGDQVEVLSGLNPGERIVVSGVDRVSDGAEVRTGS, encoded by the coding sequence ATGAAAACGTGGGTGAAGGGTGTGCTGTTCCTCGGCGTCCCCCTGGGAGGGTTCCTCCTGGTCCTGAGCGGTGTCCTCGTACATAAGATTCCTCCAGGCACCGCCGAACGGGCCCCCGCGAGCATCAGCGGGGTCAAGGTGGCCGCGGTGGAACAATCGGCGGACCACACCGGTGTCACGGTGCCCGGCACCGTGGTCGCCGACGGGACCTCCCAGGTCGCCAGCAAAATCATGGCCTCGGTGCAGCAGGTGTTGGTGAAGGAGGGGGATTTTGTCAAGCAAGGCCAGACCTTGGTGGTCCTGAATCCGGAACCCTTGGCGGCGGCTGTCAAACAAGCCCAGGCGGGCAGTGCCCAGGCCCAGGCCGGAGTTCAGGCGGCCCAGTCGGTTCAGGCGCAGATCGACGAGGCGATCCGGCAATCCCAGGCCAGTCTACAAGCGGCCCAGGCGAACCTTCAGGGCGCTCAATCAGATTTTGAACGCACCCAATCGCTGTACGAAGCCGGTGCGGCGAGCCGCCAGGATTACGATCACGCCCAGACGCGCTACCAGGCGGCAAAGGCTCAGTATGACCAAGCCCAGGCCGCCCTTCAGGGGGCTCTGGCCCAGAAGGCGGAAGCCCAGGCCCGGCTCGGTGAAGCCCAAGCGGCCTTGGGTCAGGCCCAGGCTTCGGTCCAGGCGGCGTCCGCCAATCTGAGCGACACCGTCCTGAAAGCGCCCTTTGACGGGTTCGTGACCTCGAAGACGGTGAATGAAGGAGACATGGCGAGCCCTGGGATGCCTCTCCTGACGGTGGAAAAAGGGCCCTTCGCCCTGGAGGTCTATGCCGAAGAGAAACTGGCCGCGGCCATGAAAATCGGTGATACCGTCTCGGTGCACATTCCGGCTTTGAACCGGTCGGTTACCGGGACGGTGTACGAGATCACTCCCCGGATCGATCCCGCCAGCCGGACTTTTAAAATGAAGATACGCCTTCCCGGCGATGTGGAGGTGCGGCCGGGAATGTTTGGCGAGGCGGTCCTCGGCACCGGCGGGCCGAACGACAAGATTTTCATCCCGAAGGCGGCGGTGGTGCGCTGGTCGCAATTCACAGGGGTGTATACGGTGGATAACCAGAACCGGGCCCATCTTCGTTATGTATCATTGGGTCGGGAATCCGGGGATCAGGTCGAGGTGCTGAGCGGGCTGAACCCCGGTGAACGGATCGTCGTCTCCGGCGTGGATCGGGTGAGCGACGGGGCGGAAGTGAGGACCGGCTCATGA